The following proteins are co-located in the Sporolactobacillus pectinivorans genome:
- a CDS encoding COX15/CtaA family protein, with protein MKKDRYFRLLSLAAAAAVLIVVLMGTLVTNTGSAYGCGHNWPLCNGQVIPTAQVHQTWIEFSHRAVSGIASILVVILAIWVWIRLKNVWEARFLAISSVFFIFLQAFLGMGAVVWGQSSVVLALHFGISLLSFSSNLLIAFIVCEETLPRARRIIPPLHNGMTWNFILLGIYTYIVIYSGAFVRHTESSLGCTDFPLCNGHVFPEPLISKAGVQYLHRLLALILLVWVILTLVRCLRNYQNAPSLSTILFVSLILVLLQAVSGIFIIETKMALIFLLLHALFVTGFFGLLTILVMLGLRHYKR; from the coding sequence TTGAAGAAAGACCGTTATTTTAGACTATTAAGTCTTGCCGCTGCGGCAGCTGTCCTGATTGTTGTCCTAATGGGCACTCTGGTAACGAATACCGGTTCAGCTTATGGTTGCGGTCATAACTGGCCGCTTTGCAACGGGCAGGTCATCCCAACGGCGCAGGTACACCAGACATGGATTGAGTTCAGCCACCGGGCTGTCTCAGGAATCGCGTCTATTCTTGTCGTTATCCTGGCCATTTGGGTATGGATTCGTTTAAAAAATGTCTGGGAAGCGCGTTTTCTCGCCATTTCGTCCGTATTTTTTATTTTTCTCCAGGCGTTTCTCGGCATGGGTGCCGTTGTCTGGGGTCAGTCGTCTGTCGTGCTGGCGCTTCATTTCGGCATTTCATTGCTTTCCTTTTCAAGCAATTTGTTGATTGCTTTTATTGTCTGCGAGGAAACTTTGCCCCGAGCCCGGCGAATTATCCCGCCGCTGCACAATGGCATGACATGGAATTTTATTTTGCTCGGCATCTATACTTATATTGTGATCTATTCCGGTGCATTCGTCCGTCATACAGAATCAAGCTTAGGCTGTACTGATTTTCCACTCTGCAACGGGCATGTTTTCCCAGAACCGCTGATCAGCAAAGCGGGTGTCCAATATCTTCATCGTCTGCTGGCATTGATCCTTCTCGTCTGGGTGATCCTGACGCTGGTTCGCTGTCTGAGAAACTATCAGAACGCGCCGAGCCTTTCGACTATTCTATTTGTATCGCTGATCCTAGTTTTACTTCAGGCGGTTTCAGGTATCTTTATTATTGAAACTAAAATGGCGCTGATTTTTCTGCTGCTTCATGCCCTGTTTGTCACCGGATTTTTTGGTCTGCTGACGATTCTTGTCATGCTGGGCCTGAGGCATTATAAACGGTGA
- the cyoE gene encoding heme o synthase, whose amino-acid sequence MNKSITSNEPFERAAVDLESQETQGLFKDVLTTVKIGIVNSNLITAFTGLWLALFFTGQSILAFAAPVIFVLAGTALVIAGGCSLNNYIDRDIDPLMKRTQGRPSATGKIEPKNVLKLGVILSLTGLAFLLAASPTAAFFGFAGLLVYVLVYTMWLKRTHSINTIIGSLAGAVPPLIGWAAVDPSLNSPIPWILFLIMFIWQPPHFLALAIKRVEEYRRAGIPMLPVVAGFSITQRQMIVYVAVLVPASLLLYSLGTFYTAAALVLGTGWLAYAVFGLFTKNIVKWARIMFVISLNYLTLLFMLMILATFI is encoded by the coding sequence GTGAATAAATCCATTACATCTAATGAGCCTTTTGAAAGGGCAGCTGTGGATCTTGAATCTCAGGAAACTCAGGGCCTCTTTAAAGATGTTTTGACAACTGTAAAAATTGGCATCGTTAATTCAAACTTGATTACTGCGTTCACGGGTTTGTGGCTGGCGTTATTTTTTACCGGTCAGTCTATTTTAGCTTTTGCGGCTCCGGTCATCTTTGTTCTCGCAGGGACGGCCCTAGTGATTGCAGGGGGCTGTTCTCTAAATAATTATATTGATCGCGATATCGACCCCCTGATGAAGCGGACGCAGGGACGTCCTTCCGCAACGGGAAAAATTGAACCGAAAAACGTTCTGAAGTTGGGCGTCATCCTGTCACTCACAGGCCTTGCTTTCCTGCTTGCTGCTTCGCCCACTGCCGCTTTTTTCGGATTTGCCGGTCTGCTTGTCTATGTATTGGTCTACACCATGTGGCTGAAACGCACGCATTCAATCAATACGATCATTGGCAGCCTGGCAGGCGCAGTTCCGCCGCTGATCGGTTGGGCAGCTGTTGATCCTTCTCTGAACTCACCCATCCCATGGATTCTGTTTTTGATTATGTTTATCTGGCAGCCGCCCCATTTTCTTGCACTGGCAATCAAGCGTGTAGAAGAATACCGACGTGCCGGCATACCGATGCTGCCGGTCGTTGCCGGATTTTCAATCACACAGCGGCAGATGATTGTTTATGTGGCAGTTCTTGTTCCGGCTTCTCTGCTGCTTTATTCGTTGGGGACATTTTATACCGCTGCTGCACTTGTCCTTGGAACAGGATGGCTCGCCTATGCGGTTTTTGGTTTGTTTACAAAAAATATCGTCAAATGGGCCAGAATCATGTTTGTGATCTCGCTGAACTATCTGACTTTACTCTTCATGTTGATGATTCTTGCAACATTTATCTAA
- a CDS encoding DUF3139 domain-containing protein, which yields MNKNRLLIITLIALIIIILGCLGYYSYRQQKREVAWSTINHYITKQGIAKKDIEVSSFGTENDGQYHRFIYVKEEKPNIAYEYIYKSDINQVYFSAEYVDRKSILQHEWGGTELLSSEMRTIKFHPLKNSYGYGSKYDINP from the coding sequence ATGAATAAAAACCGGTTACTTATTATTACGTTAATAGCCTTGATCATAATAATTCTAGGGTGCCTTGGATATTATTCATATCGGCAACAGAAACGAGAAGTAGCGTGGTCAACAATAAATCACTATATAACAAAGCAAGGAATAGCCAAGAAAGATATTGAGGTCTCTTCCTTTGGAACAGAAAATGACGGTCAATACCACCGGTTCATTTATGTTAAGGAAGAAAAACCTAATATAGCCTATGAGTACATTTATAAATCTGACATTAATCAAGTATATTTTAGTGCTGAATATGTTGATCGAAAGTCAATTTTGCAACACGAATGGGGAGGGACTGAATTACTAAGTTCTGAAATGAGAACGATTAAGTTTCACCCACTAAAAAATAGTTATGGTTATGGTTCTAAGTACGATATTAATCCCTAA
- a CDS encoding CAP domain-containing protein — MRKINIIIFSIAVLIFTGTFLTNQLNFPETGSGITNNQQPALQGASETRPLFSVPRTGIHTFMGKDETQILKAFGKPDRIDETEYGYRWFIYGRNTSSYLQIGIDTRTHRVTTIYVLGNKLQTAPFEIGEQSRAIFKKMPPSHIVSMTDRGTKIDFELSGEDMTVRPLVKFGTSWVQLNFDHVTGRLMAIRYMSPDVLALQRPYSMAYEGTLPQEPALSDKEWQAVDDAEDMEIFDMSNLLRIRFKKAPLAWSASAHQAAFLHSREMKIKNYFSHDSKWSGDLKTRLEKEKITFLVAGENIAARYPDAAAVTIGWLNSIDHRKNLLNADFSELGVGSYQNYYTQDFVQPMGP, encoded by the coding sequence GTGCGAAAAATAAATATAATCATTTTCTCCATTGCGGTCCTTATTTTCACAGGAACTTTTCTTACGAATCAGCTTAATTTTCCGGAAACAGGAAGCGGAATAACGAATAATCAGCAACCGGCATTGCAGGGCGCTTCTGAAACCCGTCCCTTGTTCAGTGTCCCAAGGACAGGAATCCACACATTTATGGGAAAAGACGAGACCCAGATTCTGAAGGCTTTCGGAAAACCTGATCGGATTGATGAAACCGAATATGGCTATCGCTGGTTTATATACGGGCGCAATACGTCAAGTTATCTGCAGATCGGGATTGACACGAGAACGCATCGTGTGACGACCATCTATGTGCTCGGCAATAAACTGCAAACTGCCCCTTTCGAAATCGGCGAACAATCCCGGGCAATTTTTAAAAAAATGCCGCCATCCCATATAGTTTCGATGACCGATCGAGGAACAAAAATAGATTTTGAACTGAGCGGAGAAGACATGACAGTGAGGCCGCTCGTCAAATTTGGCACAAGCTGGGTCCAGTTGAACTTTGATCATGTTACCGGCAGGCTGATGGCGATCCGCTATATGTCGCCAGATGTTCTTGCCCTGCAGCGCCCTTATTCGATGGCCTATGAAGGGACACTGCCGCAGGAGCCTGCGTTGTCTGATAAGGAATGGCAGGCGGTCGATGACGCTGAAGATATGGAAATTTTCGATATGAGCAATCTTCTTCGGATTCGATTCAAAAAAGCTCCTCTTGCTTGGAGTGCTTCCGCACATCAGGCGGCTTTTCTGCATAGTAGAGAAATGAAAATAAAAAATTACTTTTCTCATGATTCCAAGTGGTCGGGTGATCTGAAAACACGGCTTGAGAAAGAGAAAATCACTTTTCTTGTTGCGGGTGAGAACATTGCTGCAAGATATCCGGATGCGGCAGCTGTAACGATTGGCTGGCTGAACAGTATTGACCATCGGAAGAACTTGCTGAACGCAGACTTTTCCGAGCTGGGTGTCGGTTCATACCAGAATTATTATACGCAGGATTTTGTGCAGCCAATGGGACCTTAA
- the ylbD gene encoding spore coat protein YlbD has translation MAEEKTNAALRHFKAFLRKNPEIVTYVREHGIKWSNVFDDWVIFGESNDIWKTYGVNPEKKTEKNANPPFSWKKILKTVDNIDTKQWQERLDTLSGALSGIQSLIGQFRQTGGQNGSAEDGNSENSSDQPAASQMSGHTDEQRPFFFRKD, from the coding sequence TTGGCTGAAGAAAAAACGAATGCTGCCTTAAGGCATTTTAAAGCGTTTTTACGCAAGAATCCGGAAATTGTGACCTATGTCAGGGAACATGGTATAAAATGGAGCAATGTTTTTGATGACTGGGTGATATTCGGTGAGTCGAATGATATTTGGAAAACGTACGGAGTCAATCCTGAAAAAAAGACTGAGAAGAATGCCAATCCACCTTTTTCCTGGAAAAAGATCCTTAAAACTGTTGATAATATAGACACCAAACAATGGCAGGAGAGACTTGATACGCTGAGCGGCGCACTCTCAGGTATTCAATCACTGATCGGTCAATTCAGGCAGACCGGCGGCCAGAATGGATCTGCAGAAGACGGAAATAGTGAGAATTCGTCTGACCAGCCTGCAGCATCGCAAATGTCTGGTCATACGGATGAGCAGCGTCCATTTTTCTTTCGAAAGGATTGA
- a CDS encoding YlbE-like family protein, whose protein sequence is MRDEVQAYLDGRVEEKLFVRLHPEWYRRLSRAPWELNRLKPAADLFYGRTFGQKLDRLNQRAGLLSMLMGMAQEMTSGGSENKTEP, encoded by the coding sequence ATGAGGGATGAAGTACAAGCTTACCTCGACGGACGAGTGGAAGAGAAACTTTTTGTGCGTCTGCATCCAGAATGGTATCGCCGGCTTAGCAGGGCGCCTTGGGAACTGAACCGGCTCAAACCGGCTGCAGATCTTTTCTATGGGCGAACTTTCGGCCAAAAACTTGATCGTTTGAATCAGAGGGCCGGCCTGTTGTCTATGCTGATGGGCATGGCACAGGAGATGACATCGGGCGGAAGCGAAAATAAGACGGAACCGTGA
- a CDS encoding YlbF family regulator translates to MIATIESVSLLDETDQLASMVLHSELYERYISCREAVASNKAAQILIGQFQAVREKYNEVQRFGRYHPDYKSVIRQMMDTKRTVDMNPLIAAYKNAEKELNDLLGQVSLQFACAVSQSIKVPTGDPFFDRACSSGCGGGGKCKCHV, encoded by the coding sequence ATGATAGCAACAATTGAAAGTGTTTCACTCCTCGACGAAACGGATCAGCTGGCGTCAATGGTGTTGCACTCTGAACTCTATGAAAGATATATATCCTGCCGAGAGGCGGTTGCAAGCAATAAAGCAGCACAGATACTGATCGGGCAATTTCAGGCGGTCAGGGAAAAGTATAATGAGGTGCAGCGGTTCGGCCGCTATCATCCGGATTATAAATCGGTCATCCGTCAAATGATGGATACTAAGCGGACTGTGGATATGAATCCGCTTATTGCCGCTTATAAAAATGCGGAAAAAGAACTGAATGATTTATTGGGGCAGGTCAGCTTGCAGTTTGCCTGTGCGGTTTCCCAGTCAATCAAAGTCCCGACAGGAGATCCGTTCTTTGATCGCGCCTGCAGCTCCGGCTGCGGCGGCGGTGGAAAATGCAAGTGTCATGTCTGA
- a CDS encoding YlbG family protein: MPLKKRDGLIIWLYNTKYLRVLRRYGYVHYVSKRMKYAVMYCEHETTESVVSQLEKLKFVKHVELSHLQEVRTTYEKGKSEREVKDEVFN, from the coding sequence ATGCCATTAAAAAAGAGAGACGGGCTGATCATTTGGCTCTACAATACTAAATATCTGCGCGTATTGAGACGCTATGGCTATGTACACTATGTTTCAAAAAGAATGAAATACGCTGTGATGTATTGTGAACATGAAACAACAGAATCCGTTGTCAGCCAATTGGAAAAGCTGAAATTTGTGAAACACGTGGAACTGTCTCATCTTCAGGAGGTACGGACAACTTATGAAAAGGGAAAATCGGAAAGAGAAGTAAAGGACGAAGTTTTTAACTAA
- the rsmD gene encoding 16S rRNA (guanine(966)-N(2))-methyltransferase RsmD translates to MRVIAGENKGRQLKSVASRLTRPTTDKVKETIFNMIGPYFQGGKVLDLYGGSGGLGLEALSRGAEYAVFVDKAGAACKVMEENARHCGCKDRCDILHRDAGSALEQLAKRGEIFDYVFLDPPYAKQHLEGDIMTMLEKRMLSNQAIIVAEHEDTAKLPDSFEPGMVRWKYRTYQGKTAVSIYCFQHENQGSVLS, encoded by the coding sequence GTGAGAGTGATTGCCGGTGAAAACAAGGGAAGACAGCTGAAATCTGTGGCCAGTCGTCTAACGCGTCCGACTACAGATAAAGTAAAAGAGACCATTTTCAATATGATTGGCCCTTATTTTCAAGGCGGTAAGGTGCTTGATCTGTACGGAGGAAGCGGCGGGCTTGGGCTCGAAGCCTTAAGCCGAGGAGCAGAATATGCTGTATTTGTTGACAAAGCAGGAGCAGCCTGCAAGGTAATGGAAGAAAACGCACGCCATTGCGGTTGCAAAGACCGATGCGACATTCTGCATCGTGATGCAGGGAGCGCACTTGAACAACTTGCCAAACGCGGGGAAATTTTTGACTATGTATTTCTGGATCCGCCCTATGCCAAACAGCATCTGGAAGGCGACATTATGACCATGCTGGAGAAGCGGATGCTTTCGAATCAAGCAATTATTGTAGCTGAACATGAGGATACGGCTAAGCTGCCGGATTCTTTCGAGCCGGGCATGGTGCGCTGGAAATACCGAACCTATCAAGGAAAAACCGCTGTTTCAATATACTGCTTTCAGCATGAAAACCAGGGAAGTGTGCTATCGTGA
- the coaD gene encoding pantetheine-phosphate adenylyltransferase, giving the protein MSEKIAVYPGSFDPVTYGHLDIIRRGLSVFDHIIVAVLNNSRKDPLFTVNERVSLLKTATEGLGSVSVDSFDGLLMDYVHKKNVKIVLRGLRAISDFEYELQIASINKSLNPEIETCFMMTSNRFSFLSSSMVKEVAKYGGSVHDLVPEAVEQAIKQKYSAGGHGL; this is encoded by the coding sequence GTGAGTGAGAAAATTGCTGTTTATCCGGGAAGCTTTGACCCGGTTACCTATGGGCATCTTGATATTATCCGCAGGGGCCTGTCCGTTTTCGATCACATCATTGTTGCTGTGTTAAATAATTCGAGAAAAGATCCGCTCTTCACGGTGAACGAGCGTGTCTCGCTGCTTAAAACTGCAACAGAAGGCCTGGGTTCCGTGAGCGTCGATTCATTTGACGGGCTGCTTATGGATTACGTACATAAAAAAAATGTTAAAATTGTTCTTCGCGGACTGAGGGCTATTTCTGATTTTGAGTACGAACTTCAGATCGCGTCAATCAATAAGAGCCTCAATCCGGAAATTGAGACTTGTTTTATGATGACCAGCAATCGCTTTTCTTTTTTAAGTTCAAGTATGGTTAAAGAAGTCGCAAAATACGGGGGATCTGTCCACGACCTTGTTCCGGAAGCTGTCGAGCAGGCAATCAAGCAAAAATATTCTGCTGGCGGCCACGGCCTATAA